Proteins from a single region of Engystomops pustulosus chromosome 5, aEngPut4.maternal, whole genome shotgun sequence:
- the LY96 gene encoding lymphocyte antigen 96 isoform X1: MFNVLLLFLGFAGAETNKKHLLCSSSKFEAFYEMCDNSPLPEITVEPCALSKTNPINFTMTVIPRKNIDRLQARVQIWKDNLSVSDRKYVLCTGVDDEYDFCGALKGETLKLYRSGRAFTHQYLFEGLYTMKAHLLVGEKEELLSCFTLTLNLKAPLI; encoded by the exons ATGTTTAATGTTCTGCTGTTATTTCTTGGATTTGCAGGAGCGGAGACCAACAAGAAACATTTACTATGTAGTTCATCGAAGTTTGAAGCATTTTATGAGATGTGTG ATAACAGCCCTCTACCAGAGATAACGGTAGAACCTTGTGCGCTGAGCAAGACCAACCCTATTAATTTTACTATGACAGTAATTCCaa gaaaAAACATTGACCGCTTACAGGCCAGGGTGCAGATTTGGAAGGATAATTTGTCTGTCTCAGATCGCAAATATGTGTTGTGCACTGGAGTTGATGATGAATATGATTTCTGTGGTGCTCTTAAAGGAG AGACACTGAAGCTATACCGCTCTGGTCGGGCTTTTACGCATCAATATCTTTTTGAG GGTCTGTACACTATGAAGGCTCATCTTCTTGTGGGTGAAAAAGAAGAACTTCTCTCATGTTTTACTCTGACATTAAATCTTAAAGCTCCTCTTATATGA
- the LY96 gene encoding lymphocyte antigen 96 isoform X2, which yields MFNVLLLFLGFAGAETNKKHLLCSSSKFEAFYEMCGKNIDRLQARVQIWKDNLSVSDRKYVLCTGVDDEYDFCGALKGETLKLYRSGRAFTHQYLFEGLYTMKAHLLVGEKEELLSCFTLTLNLKAPLI from the exons ATGTTTAATGTTCTGCTGTTATTTCTTGGATTTGCAGGAGCGGAGACCAACAAGAAACATTTACTATGTAGTTCATCGAAGTTTGAAGCATTTTATGAGATGTGTG gaaaAAACATTGACCGCTTACAGGCCAGGGTGCAGATTTGGAAGGATAATTTGTCTGTCTCAGATCGCAAATATGTGTTGTGCACTGGAGTTGATGATGAATATGATTTCTGTGGTGCTCTTAAAGGAG AGACACTGAAGCTATACCGCTCTGGTCGGGCTTTTACGCATCAATATCTTTTTGAG GGTCTGTACACTATGAAGGCTCATCTTCTTGTGGGTGAAAAAGAAGAACTTCTCTCATGTTTTACTCTGACATTAAATCTTAAAGCTCCTCTTATATGA